A genome region from Pseudomonadota bacterium includes the following:
- a CDS encoding chemotaxis protein CheW: MAQEQQFCTFFLDGLFFGVEVERVQEVIRFHDITTVPLAPPVIRGLINLRGEVIAAIDLCDRLELKGHASMPVNVVVRTGDGPVSLLVDDVGDVLDVKQEDFEAPPETLRGQARHLIRGAYKLKERLLMVLDIGRTVDVNASVA; this comes from the coding sequence ATGGCGCAGGAGCAGCAGTTTTGTACGTTTTTCCTCGATGGATTGTTTTTTGGAGTCGAGGTCGAGCGTGTTCAGGAAGTCATACGCTTCCACGACATCACCACGGTTCCCCTGGCGCCGCCCGTCATTCGGGGCTTGATCAATCTACGCGGGGAGGTGATCGCAGCGATTGACTTGTGCGACAGATTGGAGCTGAAGGGGCACGCGAGCATGCCGGTGAACGTGGTGGTACGAACCGGGGACGGCCCTGTCAGTCTCCTGGTCGATGATGTGGGTGACGTGCTGGATGTGAAACAAGAGGACTTCGAGGCGCCACCCGAAACGCTTCGAGGACAGGCAAGGCATCTCATACGCGGGGCATACAAGCTGAAGGAGCGCCTGTTGATGGTGCTGGACATCGGCAGGACCGTTGACGTCAACGCCTCAGTGGCGTGA